The Archangium primigenium genomic interval CACCGAGGCCATGCGTCCACCCGGGGAACCGATCGGGTGGGCCGCGTGTTACGCTCGGGCTCGTCACCGAGTTGGGAGTTGGGCCCCAGGGGGATTCGCCCCGTACGGTTCCGTGAACCCCATCGGTGGCGACGCGAGAGTGGGTCGACGGTGGCACAGGCGACGAAGGCGAAGTTCTTGGCGGCGGGACCGTTTCACCAAGCTCTCAAATCCCGGGTGGATGACTACTTCGAGCAGAGCGGGCGGTCGCCCCGCGATCTGCCAGGCATGTACCTCAAGACCGGGGTCATCCTGGCGTGGTTCGTCTCGTCCTATGTCTTTCTGGTCTTCGTGGCCGGGTCCTGGGCCAGCGCGCTCCTGGGCTGTCTGTCACTCGGTCTGGCGATGGCGGGCATCGGCTTCAGCGTCCAACACGACGCGAACCATGGCGGCTATTCCGAGCGGCGCGGCCTCAATCAAGCGCTCGGAGGCATGCTGGACATGCTCGGCGCCTCCTCGTACGTGTGGAGCTGGAAGCACAACATCTTCCACCACAGCCACACCAACGTCGCCGGGCTCGACGCGGACATCGACATCCAGCCCTTCTGCCGGATCGCCCCGAGCCAGCGCCTGCACCGCGCCCACCGCTTCCAGCACTTCTACATCTGGGGGCTCTACGGCCTGCTCACCCTGAAGTGGCAGTTCGTCGATGACTTCAAGGACATCATCACCGGCCGGGTCGGCGGGCAGCGGATGCCGCGCCCCACCGGCCGCAAGCTCGTGGGCGCGCTCGGCGGAAAGGTGTTCTTCTTCGCCTGGTCGCTGGTCCTACCCCTCTTCTTCCACCCGGTGTGGCAGGTGCTGCTCGCCTACGCGCTCACCTCGTTCATCCTCGGCCTTACGCTCGCCACCGTGTTCCAGCTCGCGCACTGCGTGGAGGAGGCGGCCTTCCCCGAGGCGCCCGCGAGCACCGGCGGCACCTTCACCCGCGAGTGGGCCGCCCACCAGGTGGAGACGACGGTCGACTTCGCGCGCGGCAATCGACTCCTCTGCTGGTACCTGGGTGGG includes:
- a CDS encoding fatty acid desaturase; this encodes MDDYFEQSGRSPRDLPGMYLKTGVILAWFVSSYVFLVFVAGSWASALLGCLSLGLAMAGIGFSVQHDANHGGYSERRGLNQALGGMLDMLGASSYVWSWKHNIFHHSHTNVAGLDADIDIQPFCRIAPSQRLHRAHRFQHFYIWGLYGLLTLKWQFVDDFKDIITGRVGGQRMPRPTGRKLVGALGGKVFFFAWSLVLPLFFHPVWQVLLAYALTSFILGLTLATVFQLAHCVEEAAFPEAPASTGGTFTREWAAHQVETTVDFARGNRLLCWYLGGLNFQVVHHLFPKVCHLHYPALSRIIEATCHEHGVRYRAQAGVGTALGSHVRWLKRMGRPEVLAVA